GCACCCGGCGAGTTTGACTTCGATTGGCACAACACGCCGAATCGTCGCTTCCCCACAATTGCCGACGTCCGGGACCTGCTGGGTCAACTGAACGTCGTGATCGATCAGGAAGTCTTCTGGGACGTTGATCAGGGCCAACGCATTGACCCTGACAACGATCCCAACTTGAATGCCGATACAGCGGTGATTGTTTTTCACCGCAAAGATCAGTAGGTCGGGGCGACCAACGCCGCCCCGACAGAACATCAATCAGAATTCTGTATTGATGACTTCTCGTGCGGCTCGAGTGCCTAAGGCACCCCAAACACCAAACGGTGATTTCGAACCAGGCGCCAAGAATCCGCCACCTTCACGAACCTGAGCGCTGTTGCTGTTCCCGGCTTCGATCGAATCAGTGATGAACTTCACGGCACCGTCGCACATCAGCACGTGGACACCGCCTTGGTGACGACTGCTGGGCGTGACATCGCCTTCACGTTCTTGGTTGCCTTGAAAGCACAACTCATCGTTGGGTGCCAAGACCGTGACGAACCCGGTGTACAACGGACGAGCAAGAGCCCATTTGAAACCGCGACGCTGTTCGGCGTCACCGGTGAAAGGAGTTCCACCGTCGTTGCGCCAAAACTGAGGCCGCTCCGCATCGATGTATTGTCGACATGACAACGCATTGTTCTCACGCCACACTTCGTCGGGACTGTCGACCGCGTGAGTACGAACGTCGTAGTCGCCCAAGTCAGTGATGATCTCGCCCATTCCGATCGTGTTGGACAATCCATCCAAGATATCGCGGAATTTGGTTTGCGTTCGAGGAACGAAGGCACCGCGACATGCGCTTTGCTGGTAGACACGCAAGCCTCGGCTGGTGCCGTTGTCATTCGTGTCACCAACATCACACAACGTCCCCGAGTCACCCAAGCAAACGGCGTAGTTGGTTCGACCGTGAGCAGGCAGCCCCACACCGGGATCGCTGGGGCAACGGAAACTTGGAATGTTGGTCAACCAAGGGTCGTATGGGATCGCGGCATGGTCGGCCAATTGGCGGTTTGGCCAAGGGCCCATCGCCTGAAAACCAGTGTCGGTGGGATTACTGATGACTTCCCACAAACCTTGCTGTTCGATGAATGGCAACATGCCAACCAAAACCGACAAGTCAGACCGATTGCCACCAGGCGGATTAATACCTGTGTCCGGCGGATACTGGGTGTAGGTTCCGGAACCATGTTTCGGCATCGCGTTGTATGCCGAATGGTAGTTGTGCATTGCCAAGCCGAGCTGCTTGAAATTGTTGCTGCAACTCATTCGGCGAGCGGCTTCACGAGCAGCTTGAACCGCCGGCAAAAGCAAACCCACCAGAACGCCAATGATGGCGATCACCACCAGCAACTCCACCAACGTGAAGCCCTGGCGTTTTCTTTGAGAACTCATTGAAAAACACCTTGATTAGAAAAATCACCGGTGCGGCACTGCAAGCCGCAATCGATGGAGAAGGAAGATTACGGATTCTTTGGGTCCGACGCTGGAGCGTCGTCTTTGGGTTCTTTCAGCTCTGGGTTGTCGTCCAAAAACTGCGTCAGCTCATCGGTCGGGGTCGCTTCGGGCTCCGATGAACCTGTGCAACCACTGATTGAAGCGATCCCAACCACTGCGGCCAAGCTGACCGATTTAAAATGACAAAACTTCACAAACACAACTCCATAGATTTACATCGCAAAATGCAATGATTGACCACTAAAAAATCTCGTTCTTTCTGGGCCGCTTCGCGACCGAACGACTCTGGTCAGCGCGTGATGAGCACTCGCTAAAAGAGAACACAGAGCAAGAATCATGCTCAATTGACTGCTTAAGTCAATCGATTTTCACCTTAGCTTCACGATATGTCGCATTTAATTGACATTTTCACACCGGCTGCTCGCGTGAATTACAAGCGAACTCGAGCGATAGCGATGGTTCAGAAAGGCGAACGAACGAGACGTTCGCCGCAAAAAACGCCATGCCAATCCAAACAGACCGGGCACTAACCCCTCCCTTAATGGCTATCCATGCATCATTAAACGCCATCAAAGAGCGACCAATTAGCTTAGTGTCTCCCAGCCTGTTTGGCGGCGACTAGAGCCAGGTTCAAGTTTTGTCGGCGATCAGAATGACTCGATCACCGATCTTGACCGGAACGCCTGTCACGGAGACTTCATCACCTTCGCTGATGTTTTTCTCGTCCGACTCGAGCCCCATGTCCACGGTTAGCATCTTGCCGCTCTTCGTTTTCAGTTTGACGACGCGGTGCTTTTCACCTCGGACCGTGGCGGCTTTGGTCGACTCAACGACGCCGCTGTACTGACTGCCGGATCGCTCAACCTTGTACATCCCGTGTTTTGGCAAATCGACTGCTGTCGCCACTAACACTTCTTTCTCGCCTCGTTTGACCATCGGCCCGAAAAACGTGGCTTTGTCGTCCTTGAAAATCTGCAACCCGGTCGCGTGCCCTCCGAGGTCGATCCAGACATCTTTGCCGTCTTGCGATTTGACCTGCATCATCAACGAGTACTCGTTGCCTCGCTGGACGGTTTTTCGATCGCGAATCGTGCCCGTCACTTCGCGTCGTTTCCCGCTCAAACCATCTTTCACCGACTGAGCGATCTTCGAAGGAGGAACTGCGTTTTTGGATGTGCTGCCCAGTTCCGAGTAGTCGTAGTTTTCGTACATGCCGTCACCGTCTTTGTCGTCATAGGTGACGTACGCATCGCTCAAGTGGTCACCGTCGCTGTCGATGTACCGAGTCGATCGCTCATACGTCCCGTCTTCATCGCGATCCTCGTACGACACATAACTTTCGTTGTAGTCCTCGCCATAAAAGGTGTCGGCGGGAATGATCAGTTGGTCGTTGTCTGAATCTCCGCTGGTGCGAGCATCTTCATACGAGAACACTTCGTCGTCCCAGCGTCCGATCGCCTCGTCGGTCGGGTTGTAGTCGTTGCCGTCGAACCATTCCGAGACGTCGTACCAAGCGTCGTCTTCGACTTTGCTGCCGCGGTCCTCCGGATCAAAGTCACCAGTCTGGGCCATGGCCACCGGAGTGCATGCCACCGGAAATGAAACGGCAGCGGTCGCGACCAATGAGCGAAGAAGTCGTTGTCGGCGATGAAGGAAAGTCATGGGGATGAGCCTTTCGTTTGAGTGGAAACAGCCCCGCATTCGACGGGGCGAGAGTCAATTCACTCACAAAAGAGGCAAAATGCGCGCCACCCAGCCCGTTCGCTTGAATTGGCTCGCCGACTCGGAGAGATCACTCGATCCCACTCCACGGCGGTCGCTCAACGATCATCCCCATCGCCCAATTCCCCTCGAAACCCATCTCCAAAAGTCTGCTTCGCATCGGCATCCCTCATCAAATCATTAAAACAGACGGTTTGCCGTGAGCTGAAACGATCGGTAGACTCCGGCGATCACGCCTTTTTTGTCGCTAACAAGAGATTGCGAGCATGAGCTTTGGTGCCGGTGCAGACACGCAATTCGATACGATGCGCGGTCGCGAATTTCCCGCGATTCGTCAATTCACGATCTTCCTCGAAAACCGAGTCGGGCAATTGCTCGAAGTCGTTCGCCGTTTCGAAGGGACCGGAATTCGAATCGTGGCGTTGTCGATCAACGACGCGGCAGAATGTGCGTTCGTTCGGTTCTTGATCAGCGATGCAGACCGCGGTCGTGAAATTCTGGAACGAGCCGGGCTGGCGATCATCGAATCCGATTTGGTCGGAGTCGAACTGCCCGAGGGCCCGCAACCACCGCTCAGAGTTTGCACCGCACTTCTGCAGGCCGAACTCAACATCATCCAGGCCTACCCGTTGTTCATGCGTCCACACGGCAAACCCGCCGTTGCGATCATGGTCGAGAACATCGACCTGGCGATGAAAACGTTGACTGAAAAAGGCTTTCGCATCATCACCGAAGATGACTTGGATGCGGACAACCTTCCGCCACAAGATATCTACTGAGTCGAATCGCCCTCTCAGGCCAAACCGCACGATGGTTGATCACTCCGTACGATGGCCTTCCAAGGCCGTCGAAACCTATGCTGGCGACTTCCAACGGCCATCTGAATCAGGTTCGGCGACCTTGGAAGGCCATCGTACATCTCGTCCAACCGCCGCCTTCGTGATTTCCCTTCATGAGTGAACTGCCTCCCTACGACTCGTTCTTGCTGGTTTCCTTCGGTGGCCCGGAGGGACAAGACGACGTGATGCCGTTTCTCGAAAACGTGTTGCGAGGAAAAAACGTGCCGCGTGAGCGCATGTTGGAAGTTGCCGAACACTACAAACACTTTGGCGGTGTCAGCCCGATCAACCAGCAAAACCGTCAGCTCATCGCGGCATTGCAAAAACGATTTGACGCCAACGGAATCGACTTGCCGATCTATTGGGGCAATCGGAACTGGGATCCATACTTTGCCAACACGCTTCGCCAAATGAAGTCGGATGGCAAGAAGCGATCGCTGGCGTTTTTCACCAGCATGTTCAGCAGCTACAGCGGATGTCGCCAGTACCGCGAAAACATCATCCAGGCTCGCGAAGAAGTCGGCGAGGGAGCTCCTTTGGTTGAGAAGGTCCGCATGGGGTTCAACCACCCGGGATTCATCTCGGCGATGGCGGACAACGTTTCCAAGGCGGCCCAGACAATCGGTGCGTCGCCCGCGGAAACCAAGGTGTTGTTCACCGCCCACAGCATTCCAATGGGAATGGCTGACAACTGTGATTACGAAAAGCAGCTTCAAGAATCCTGTCGCTTGGTTGCGGACGCCAGCGGCGCGACGGATTGGGAATTGGTGTACCAAAGTCGCAGCGGCCCACCGTCGCAGCCTTGGTTGGAACCCGATGTTCTGGACGCGATCGCCGAAATGGATGACGCGAAAAAGCTGGGCTCGTTGGTAATTTTGCCGATTGGTTTTGTCAGCGACCACATGGAAGTGCTGTTTGACTTGGACGAGGAAGCGGCCCAGCTTTGCCAGGAACGTGGCATCAAGATGGCGCGGGCCTCATCGGCGGGCACCCACCCTGATTTCGTCGAAATGATCTGCGGTTTGGTCCGGGAACGGCTGGGTATTTCGAGCGAAAAACCCGCTTTGGGCGACCTGGGTGCCTGGCACGACGTCTGCCCGCAGGATTGCTGCCTGTACACGCCTCGCAGGCCTCCGATGACCGGTGGGCGACCGGTTCAAGCCAATTGATGCGGCGGCTAGAATCAGCGACGAACCATCTAGGCAGGTAAGCAGGAACGATTGGGAATGCCCCGTCAATTGATTGGGCATGACCCGCGTGAGCCGATTGGGCATTTGCCCGGTTGCACGAGGGGACCGTGGCTCACGCCAAACGGCTCCTTTGTCCAAAGCCCCTTGCCTGGCTGCTTCGATTTCCGCCACGCCGACTTCGTTTTCATTTCCACGAAGCAGCGTTCCAGTCCTTTTTTCGATCCTTCGTGAGCACCATGCCCCGACTCGCCCACCAAGTCTTTTTCACGACCAAAGACCGCAGCGACGAAACTATCAACGCGTTGTTGGACGATTGCCAAACCTACTTGAACGACCATCCTGGTTTGATCGGCTTCGCCGTGGGACGCTGCGAGCCCGATTACGATCGCCCGGTCAACATGGACTTTGATGTGGTTCTGCACACGGTCTTTGAAAACCGAGCCGCCCACGATGTCTACCAAACGGCACCTCGCCACCTAGAATTCATCGAACGTCAAAAACCCAATTGGGCCGAAGTTCGCGTGTTCGATTCCAACCTTCGCGACTGAGTTCTTCCCACTCAGTTCGTTCAGCATTCACCACCACTTTTCACTCTTTTTAAAAAGCAAGCATCACCATGAGTGTTTTGGTCACCCAAAAAGCCCCTGACTTCACCGCCACCGCTGTCATGCCCGACGGCACGTTCAAAGACGACTTCAAGTTGTCTGACTACGAGGGCAAATACGTCCTGCTGTTCTTCTGGCCACTCGACTTCACATTCGTTTGCCCGACGGAAATCATCGCGTTCAGCGACCGTGCCAAAGACTTCGAAACCCTCGGTGTGAACATCATCGGCGTTTCGATCGACAGCCATTTCACGCACTTGGCCTGGACCAACACGGCTCGCAACGAAGGCGGAATCGGCAAGACCGAGTACCCATTGGTTGCCGATTTGAACAAGCAAATTTCGCGTGACTACGACGTGCTGCTCGATGGCGGCGTCGCTCTGCGTGGTTTGTTCTTGATCGACCAAGAAGGCGTTGTGCGTCACCAAGTCGTCAACGACTTGCCACTCGGCCGCAGCGTCGATGAAGCGTTGCGAATGGTCAAAGCCCTTCAGTACTTCGAAACCAACGGTGAAGTCTGCCCGGCCAACTGGCAGGAAGGCTCCCGTACAATCAAAGCCGACGTCGAAGGCAGCAAAGAGTTCTTTGGCGCCGAATACAAAAGCTAAGAAAGCAACCGAGCACCTCCCATGTGGCAATTTCAAGATTTCGCGGCACCGACTCCAGGCTCCGCTTGTGACCAGAACGCTGGCCAGTGCTACACCGCGCACTGGAACGCGGACGGTCATGACTGGGTTTGCCACACCGCGGGTGGTTCAAAGGGGATCAGCCTCGGCGATCCCGATGGTTCGCTGCACGTGAACTTGTTGCCCGTTGGCGATGACACGCTTCCCGTCGCGACGGAGCAATCCGTTCGCGGCGACGTTTGGAACGTGACGCTCCCGCAAGGCGACAATCAATACTCGCTTCGCTTGGCTCTCCGCGTGATCGAAGCGACTGAAACACGATTGGTGATCGAACCCACGCTTTCGATTCAAACGCTTTTGCTCGACACACACCCCACCTTGGACCTCACTGCCTTGGGTGATTGTGGCGTGATATTCGACGAAGGCGACACGCTGGGTGACGGCAGCCCACCGATTTCGACCGTCCAATTGCATGGCGAAACGGGATCGGTTGCCGTTCTCTTGGCACCCACTGACGCTCCCTTCACGACCGATTTGCGTCGCGAAGGGCATCTTCAACTGCGTTTGTTTGGCGAATTCCTTGAAAAAGGTGTGATCCGCAAGGCTCGCCCCTGGATCGTGCTGGATCGTTCCAAACAGGGCGTTTCTGAGTCAGAACTTCAGGCGTATCTGAAACGATTGTGCGAAACGCCGCTGCCTTTGACGGCATAAGCCAGCGTTTTTGGGCCTCCGGGCTCGCTCGTGCATTGAGTTTGGCTTTTCAAGAACGCGTCGGGCGGCAAGAATAGCGGGCTTCCCCACCCGCCTCCCTTCTGATTGGCCGACAATTCAGTGGAACGCCGACTCTTTTCGTTCATCCTCTCGTCGATGGCGTTTTTCCTGATTTACATGTCCCTTCGGACCATGTTCGCGCCACCGCTGCCCCCTGAGGAAGACCTGGCTGCGGAAGTCGACGGCGAATCCGTCGAACCGGCCGAAGACTTGGTCGCCGACACCGAAGTGGATGCGACTGAAACCAGCGACGGTGAAGAAGCCACCGAAGAAGATGCGGATGCGGTCGAGCGTCCGGACGCGCCGACATGGTCCACACTCGGATCGATGGATCCAGCCAGCGGCTACGTGATGTTGGTCACGTTGAACAGTCGCGGCGGAGGGATCGAACGGATTGAGCTGACCGAACGCAAAGAAAATGGTCGCCTGAAATACCGACGTGTCGATGTTCGATCGGGTTACCTCGGTTACTTGGCCGCGGACCCCGCCGCCACCGACCTCGGAATTCGAGTCAACGTCGTCGGCCCAGGTACTCCCGCCGATTTGGCAAAAGCGACAGGCGTGCAGGGCGGTTTGAAGCCAGGCGACATCATCACCGGTTTCAACAATGCCAACGTCAACAACCTGTCATCGCTTCGCGAAGCGATGTTGGAAACCAAGCCGGATGAAACCGCCACGATCACGGTCCTGCGAAATGGCAAGTCGATCGACTTCAAAACGACGTTGGCCGAACATCCGCTGGATCTAGTTCGCTTGGCCGAACACGGTGGAGATGACGAAGTCGCGGGCAACCTTTCTCGGCTGTCATGCCTGCTGACGGTGGGACGCGTCGGACGCCGTGAAATCCAGTCGGGCGAAAAGACAATCGAAGGAATGGTCGACACGGGCGACTTGATCTGGGATGCCTCACAAGATGGAGCCAAGGTTTCCTATGAATTGCAATTGTCCGACTCCGAGATGGAGCCGGCTTCCGGCAAATCGGTGTCACTGCAACGCACTTACTCGCTGCAACCCGACAGCTACTCGTTGGACATGGACGTTCAGATCGACAACCGTGCCGATGAGGCACAAGAACTTGCCTACCGGATCGAAGGTGCCAATGGCATCACTTTGGAAGGCTGGTGGTACAGCAACAAAATCAGTCCCAACTGGGGCGGCTCAGCCGCTCGCGATGTCGTTTACAAAACCACCGCCGAAGGCCACGAATTAGTTTCCGGTTACGCATTGCTAAAACGGGCTAAGAATCCTTCGGAAGCGAATGACCAAACCTTGTTCGCGCCCGATTCCGCACCACCGGCTCGCAACCTGAGTTACATCGGTGTCGATGCTCAGTACTTCACGGTCGCGATGCTGCCGCCGGAAGGACAGGAATCGCTCAAGACGTTCCGACGCGCGGCCGCCAATATCGTCGCGGATCCGAACACCGTTCCTGAGAACCAAGAGAAGGCAGTCAATACAAGCTTCTATCTCGACAGTGCGATCGCTGACGTGCCTCCCGGATCATCGCTCAAACAATCGTTGCGACTGTTTGCCGGCCCTAAGCAACCCGACGTCATGGAAGCCTACGGGCTGGGCGACTGCATCTACTACGGTTGGTTCTCATTCGTTGCCAAACCACTCGGCGGCTTGCTGCACATTTTCTCCAACGTCGGCAACTACGCGCTTGCGATTGTGCTGCTGACACTCTGCGTTCGTGGCCTGATGTTCCCGCTCTCTCGCAAGGC
The nucleotide sequence above comes from Rhodopirellula bahusiensis. Encoded proteins:
- a CDS encoding DUF1559 domain-containing protein, with amino-acid sequence MSSQRKRQGFTLVELLVVIAIIGVLVGLLLPAVQAAREAARRMSCSNNFKQLGLAMHNYHSAYNAMPKHGSGTYTQYPPDTGINPPGGNRSDLSVLVGMLPFIEQQGLWEVISNPTDTGFQAMGPWPNRQLADHAAIPYDPWLTNIPSFRCPSDPGVGLPAHGRTNYAVCLGDSGTLCDVGDTNDNGTSRGLRVYQQSACRGAFVPRTQTKFRDILDGLSNTIGMGEIITDLGDYDVRTHAVDSPDEVWRENNALSCRQYIDAERPQFWRNDGGTPFTGDAEQRRGFKWALARPLYTGFVTVLAPNDELCFQGNQEREGDVTPSSRHQGGVHVLMCDGAVKFITDSIEAGNSNSAQVREGGGFLAPGSKSPFGVWGALGTRAAREVINTEF
- a CDS encoding acetolactate synthase is translated as MSFGAGADTQFDTMRGREFPAIRQFTIFLENRVGQLLEVVRRFEGTGIRIVALSINDAAECAFVRFLISDADRGREILERAGLAIIESDLVGVELPEGPQPPLRVCTALLQAELNIIQAYPLFMRPHGKPAVAIMVENIDLAMKTLTEKGFRIITEDDLDADNLPPQDIY
- a CDS encoding ferrochelatase, with amino-acid sequence MSELPPYDSFLLVSFGGPEGQDDVMPFLENVLRGKNVPRERMLEVAEHYKHFGGVSPINQQNRQLIAALQKRFDANGIDLPIYWGNRNWDPYFANTLRQMKSDGKKRSLAFFTSMFSSYSGCRQYRENIIQAREEVGEGAPLVEKVRMGFNHPGFISAMADNVSKAAQTIGASPAETKVLFTAHSIPMGMADNCDYEKQLQESCRLVADASGATDWELVYQSRSGPPSQPWLEPDVLDAIAEMDDAKKLGSLVILPIGFVSDHMEVLFDLDEEAAQLCQERGIKMARASSAGTHPDFVEMICGLVRERLGISSEKPALGDLGAWHDVCPQDCCLYTPRRPPMTGGRPVQAN
- a CDS encoding Dabb family protein encodes the protein MPRLAHQVFFTTKDRSDETINALLDDCQTYLNDHPGLIGFAVGRCEPDYDRPVNMDFDVVLHTVFENRAAHDVYQTAPRHLEFIERQKPNWAEVRVFDSNLRD
- a CDS encoding peroxiredoxin gives rise to the protein MSVLVTQKAPDFTATAVMPDGTFKDDFKLSDYEGKYVLLFFWPLDFTFVCPTEIIAFSDRAKDFETLGVNIIGVSIDSHFTHLAWTNTARNEGGIGKTEYPLVADLNKQISRDYDVLLDGGVALRGLFLIDQEGVVRHQVVNDLPLGRSVDEALRMVKALQYFETNGEVCPANWQEGSRTIKADVEGSKEFFGAEYKS
- a CDS encoding YidC/Oxa1 family insertase periplasmic-domain containing protein, coding for MERRLFSFILSSMAFFLIYMSLRTMFAPPLPPEEDLAAEVDGESVEPAEDLVADTEVDATETSDGEEATEEDADAVERPDAPTWSTLGSMDPASGYVMLVTLNSRGGGIERIELTERKENGRLKYRRVDVRSGYLGYLAADPAATDLGIRVNVVGPGTPADLAKATGVQGGLKPGDIITGFNNANVNNLSSLREAMLETKPDETATITVLRNGKSIDFKTTLAEHPLDLVRLAEHGGDDEVAGNLSRLSCLLTVGRVGRREIQSGEKTIEGMVDTGDLIWDASQDGAKVSYELQLSDSEMEPASGKSVSLQRTYSLQPDSYSLDMDVQIDNRADEAQELAYRIEGANGITLEGWWYSNKISPNWGGSAARDVVYKTTAEGHELVSGYALLKRAKNPSEANDQTLFAPDSAPPARNLSYIGVDAQYFTVAMLPPEGQESLKTFRRAAANIVADPNTVPENQEKAVNTSFYLDSAIADVPPGSSLKQSLRLFAGPKQPDVMEAYGLGDCIYYGWFSFVAKPLGGLLHIFSNVGNYALAIVLLTLCVRGLMFPLSRKAAINAQRMQELAPELKKIAEKHKDDMEARVRAQRELQQRVGFNPMAGCAPMFLQLPIFIGLYRTLSVDIELRQAAFASWTTWASNLAAPDMMYYWGDWMWDYLAGRGTGWLGPYFNLLPMIVVSLFLAQQKMFMPPATDEQTAMTQKMMNYMTLVMGLFFFRVPAGLCVYFITSSLWGIGERILVKKTLPSKPHFDPAMLQGGDGNGTVQGAVNSGGRSGGGNGKDGDPKKPSLSDMIRQRIAPEEEAAPLPKNRKRPPSKGSGKKRR